In Candidatus Binatus sp., one genomic interval encodes:
- a CDS encoding DUF3341 domain-containing protein has translation MSTIAIISSFADDTRCAQAIEELRAAQVGDFNTFSPIPSHKIEHAIGRPKSPVRWLVLVGGITGVLTGLAITIGTTYEWRLNAGGKPLLSWPPFIVICFELMVLLGGIFGFFGVLMLSGVPTTESAPGYDGRFGEDRFGIVVRCDEAQAARVESMLKESGAEEVVREDEAQPR, from the coding sequence ATGAGCACGATAGCGATCATAAGTTCGTTTGCGGACGACACTCGCTGCGCGCAAGCGATCGAGGAGCTGCGCGCGGCGCAGGTCGGCGATTTCAATACGTTCTCGCCGATCCCGAGCCACAAAATCGAACATGCAATCGGCCGGCCGAAGAGCCCGGTGCGATGGCTGGTGCTGGTGGGCGGAATTACCGGCGTTCTTACCGGACTCGCGATAACGATTGGAACAACTTACGAGTGGCGTCTCAACGCGGGCGGCAAACCGCTGCTGTCGTGGCCGCCGTTCATCGTGATCTGCTTCGAGTTGATGGTCCTGCTGGGCGGAATTTTCGGCTTCTTCGGGGTGCTGATGCTGTCGGGTGTGCCCACGACCGAGAGCGCGCCGGGGTACGACGGGCGCTTCGGCGAGGATCGATTCGGGATCGTGGTTCGATGTGACGAGGCGCAAGCGGCGCGTGTCGAGTCGATGCTGAAGGAATCGGGCGCGGAAGAAGTCGTTCGCGAAGACGAGGCGCAGCCGCGATGA
- the coxB gene encoding cytochrome c oxidase subunit II produces the protein MAIALAIAGCSASGHPMTTLAPKSNLAQWIQNLFIEVTVWDAIILAIVVCAFILAVFVFSSRVGEAAPASAASSDLGLEIAWTLGPTLVLVMISVPTIRTIFRSQPALAPAGALEIKVVAHQWWWEFQYPDGAKTANELHIPADRPIRLLLESADIIHSFWVPQLGGKRDVVPGQINELTFVATVPGMYPGQCAEFCGLSHANMRFRVFVDLPDDFAKWDRAQLAGPAATPATDLLASNGAKIFANSPCTTCHMIRGISKGYIGPDLTHFGSRTTLAAGVLKNTPENVAKWIGNPQETKPGANMPALLLPGPKMNALVAYLEGLK, from the coding sequence GTGGCTATTGCACTGGCTATTGCAGGATGCTCGGCGAGCGGCCATCCGATGACGACGCTCGCGCCAAAGTCGAATCTGGCGCAGTGGATTCAAAATCTTTTCATCGAGGTGACGGTGTGGGACGCGATCATCCTGGCGATCGTGGTCTGCGCGTTTATCCTGGCGGTGTTCGTCTTCTCGTCTCGAGTAGGCGAAGCCGCGCCTGCGTCGGCTGCGTCGTCCGATCTGGGTTTGGAAATTGCGTGGACGCTTGGACCCACGCTCGTGTTGGTGATGATCTCGGTACCGACGATTCGGACGATCTTTCGCTCGCAGCCGGCGCTCGCACCCGCGGGGGCGCTGGAGATCAAAGTAGTAGCGCATCAATGGTGGTGGGAGTTTCAGTATCCTGACGGCGCGAAGACCGCCAACGAACTGCACATTCCGGCCGACCGGCCGATTCGCCTGTTACTGGAATCGGCCGACATCATACATAGCTTCTGGGTCCCGCAACTCGGCGGCAAACGCGACGTGGTGCCCGGTCAAATCAACGAGCTGACATTCGTTGCGACGGTGCCGGGAATGTATCCAGGACAATGCGCGGAGTTTTGCGGCCTGTCGCACGCGAACATGCGCTTTCGAGTGTTTGTCGATTTGCCGGATGATTTCGCGAAGTGGGATAGGGCGCAGCTGGCCGGTCCGGCCGCAACTCCGGCCACCGATCTGTTGGCGTCAAACGGCGCAAAGATTTTTGCCAACAGTCCGTGCACGACCTGCCACATGATCCGGGGCATCTCGAAGGGGTATATCGGACCTGACCTGACCCATTTCGGCAGCCGCACGACGCTGGCCGCCGGGGTGCTGAAGAACACGCCGGAAAACGTCGCGAAGTGGATCGGGAATCCACAGGAAACCAAGCCGGGCGCGAACATGCCGGCGCTGCTGCTGCCGGGGCCAAAGATGAACGCCCTGGTCGCGTATCTCGAGGGTCTGAAATAG
- a CDS encoding molybdopterin-dependent oxidoreductase: protein MRKRPSISRRSFIKLAATAGAAAAIPGCEPAARKLIPYVVPDENVVPGVPSFFATTCSECPAGCGVVARIREGRVVKLEGNPADPIGQGSLCARGQAALQGLYNPDRLAHPQVRGDDGAIRTVSWDEADKMLGDRLAAAAKAGKDRVAFFGSPQGPTFRKIALAFLGAYGSSRAIFYEAINQESARVAAKTIFGRRDLPSYRIDQAEVLISFGADFLETWQSPVELARQYSLFRTPHKRRGTLGIGRAIYVGPRLGMTASKCDDWIATAPGAEADVAWSVLNVLVKQRWVSQNSGFDLAALAKAVANFDPAAVSARTGVPVETILSLGETFGRADGGLAIAGTDDSSAHLAAMILNAVTGNFGKTVMFLEGSPAEETSTPDEVDAAVDAMRDGKIDAVFIAGANPIFTMPASARMAEAIGKVPFVVWAGGVPDETAAMASLLLPAHHPLESWRDTAPRAGIRGLGQPVMQPVFDSKPVGDILLAAAAGSSSAKLPWASAAEAVKAEWLALAPKADGADPEDFWVSVRREGGLFEEQHLSALSLDTSPFKAPVPVAAQSELSVYAYPHLFLYDGRGADKPWLQELPEPVAQIVWDSWAEIHPETARKLGVAKDDVIEIKTEHGAIEVPVLVESTVRPGVIAVPLGQGHRAYGRYAKDVGANAWAILAAGATSAAATARATGKTRTLVSPLGNSDMMGRSIVEAMSIEQLARGVVPRSEAQEVTGPFEMYPPWKYPRHKWGMTIDVNACTGCSACVTACYAENNVPTVGKDGVDSGRIMSWIRIERYFPPAGEAAQAPQLYLAPMLCQQCDHAPCEPVCPVFASYHTEEGLNGQVYNRCVGTRYCQNNCPYKVRRFNWFVPEWPAPLNLQLNPDVTVRGAGVMEKCTFCVQRIQFAELNARTEDRELRDGEIVTACQQACPTRAITFGDSNDPASAMMRRREDNKLRNYRALEELNTQPAITYLRDLYREKGKA, encoded by the coding sequence CGAGCCGGCGGCGAGGAAGCTGATCCCGTACGTCGTGCCCGACGAAAACGTAGTTCCCGGCGTGCCGAGTTTTTTTGCCACGACCTGTTCGGAGTGTCCGGCGGGATGCGGTGTGGTGGCGCGAATCCGGGAAGGGCGCGTCGTCAAGCTGGAGGGCAATCCGGCCGATCCAATCGGCCAGGGCTCCTTGTGCGCCCGGGGACAGGCGGCGCTGCAAGGCCTGTACAATCCCGATCGCCTTGCGCATCCGCAGGTTCGCGGCGACGACGGCGCGATCCGGACGGTTTCGTGGGACGAAGCGGACAAAATGCTCGGCGACAGGCTGGCGGCGGCGGCGAAGGCGGGCAAGGACCGCGTCGCGTTCTTCGGTTCGCCGCAAGGCCCGACCTTCAGAAAAATCGCGCTCGCGTTTCTCGGCGCCTATGGCTCGTCGCGCGCGATATTTTACGAGGCCATCAACCAGGAATCGGCGCGGGTTGCGGCGAAAACGATCTTCGGTCGGCGCGACCTGCCGTCGTATCGAATCGATCAGGCCGAAGTGCTGATTTCCTTCGGTGCGGACTTTCTCGAGACCTGGCAATCTCCGGTGGAACTCGCGCGTCAATACTCGCTGTTCCGCACGCCACATAAGCGGCGCGGCACGCTGGGCATTGGCCGCGCCATCTACGTCGGCCCGCGGCTGGGCATGACGGCGTCGAAGTGCGACGACTGGATCGCGACTGCTCCGGGTGCGGAGGCCGATGTTGCGTGGAGCGTGCTCAACGTTCTCGTCAAGCAGCGCTGGGTTTCGCAGAACTCGGGCTTCGATCTCGCGGCGCTCGCCAAGGCGGTCGCGAATTTCGATCCGGCTGCCGTGAGCGCGCGCACCGGTGTGCCCGTGGAAACTATTCTCAGTCTCGGCGAGACGTTCGGCAGGGCGGACGGCGGGCTGGCAATCGCGGGCACGGACGATTCGTCGGCTCATCTTGCGGCGATGATCCTCAACGCGGTCACCGGCAATTTCGGCAAGACCGTGATGTTCCTCGAAGGCTCGCCAGCCGAAGAAACCAGCACGCCGGATGAAGTGGACGCGGCGGTTGACGCGATGCGCGACGGCAAGATCGACGCGGTGTTCATCGCCGGCGCAAACCCGATCTTCACGATGCCCGCGTCGGCGCGAATGGCCGAGGCGATCGGGAAAGTTCCGTTCGTGGTGTGGGCGGGAGGCGTGCCCGACGAGACCGCCGCGATGGCGAGTCTTCTCCTGCCAGCGCATCATCCACTCGAATCATGGCGTGACACGGCGCCGCGGGCGGGAATCCGCGGACTGGGACAGCCGGTGATGCAGCCGGTGTTCGACAGCAAGCCGGTCGGCGATATCCTGCTTGCGGCGGCCGCGGGATCATCGAGCGCGAAACTTCCGTGGGCCAGCGCCGCAGAGGCGGTCAAAGCTGAATGGTTGGCGCTGGCTCCCAAAGCAGATGGCGCCGATCCCGAAGATTTTTGGGTAAGCGTCCGGCGCGAAGGCGGATTGTTCGAGGAACAGCATCTCTCGGCGCTCAGCCTCGACACCTCTCCGTTCAAGGCGCCCGTGCCGGTCGCGGCTCAGTCGGAACTTTCCGTTTACGCCTATCCACACCTGTTTCTTTACGACGGCCGCGGCGCCGACAAGCCGTGGCTGCAGGAATTGCCCGAGCCGGTCGCGCAGATCGTGTGGGACAGCTGGGCCGAGATACATCCCGAGACGGCGCGCAAGCTCGGCGTCGCCAAGGACGACGTCATCGAGATCAAAACGGAGCACGGCGCGATCGAGGTGCCGGTGCTGGTGGAGAGCACTGTTCGTCCGGGAGTGATCGCGGTTCCTTTGGGGCAGGGGCACCGCGCTTACGGCCGTTATGCAAAAGACGTCGGTGCAAATGCGTGGGCGATATTGGCGGCGGGCGCGACCAGCGCCGCCGCGACCGCGCGCGCGACCGGCAAGACCCGCACGCTCGTTTCACCGCTGGGCAACAGCGACATGATGGGCCGATCGATCGTCGAGGCGATGAGCATCGAGCAGTTGGCGCGCGGCGTGGTTCCCAGGAGCGAGGCCCAGGAAGTCACCGGGCCGTTCGAAATGTACCCGCCCTGGAAATATCCCCGGCACAAATGGGGCATGACGATCGACGTCAATGCGTGCACCGGATGCAGCGCGTGCGTGACCGCGTGCTACGCGGAGAACAATGTCCCGACGGTAGGCAAGGACGGGGTTGATAGCGGCCGAATCATGTCGTGGATACGCATCGAGCGTTACTTCCCGCCAGCCGGGGAAGCGGCGCAAGCGCCGCAGCTCTACCTCGCGCCGATGCTGTGTCAGCAGTGCGATCACGCGCCGTGCGAGCCGGTTTGCCCGGTGTTTGCGTCGTATCACACCGAAGAAGGCCTCAACGGCCAGGTTTACAATCGATGCGTCGGCACGCGCTATTGCCAAAACAACTGTCCGTACAAGGTGCGCCGATTCAACTGGTTCGTGCCGGAATGGCCCGCGCCGCTGAACCTGCAACTCAATCCCGACGTGACGGTGCGCGGCGCCGGGGTGATGGAGAAATGCACGTTCTGCGTGCAGCGAATCCAGTTCGCCGAGCTCAACGCCAGGACTGAAGATCGCGAGCTGCGCGACGGCGAGATCGTCACGGCCTGCCAGCAGGCGTGCCCGACGCGCGCAATCACGTTTGGCGACAGCAACGATCCCGCCAGCGCGATGATGCGCCGGCGCGAGGACAACAAGCTGCGCAACTATCGCGCGCTCGAAGAGCTCAACACGCAACCGGCTATCACGTATCTGCGCGATCTCTATCGCGAGAAGGGAAAGGCCTGA
- the nrfD gene encoding NrfD/PsrC family molybdoenzyme membrane anchor subunit yields MAAAPKIPFEPSYRDIDRSVLRVMEPAGPAYWAWIGLCFTLVAIAAALWVRQIYTGLGVTGLRQPVMWAIYITNFVFWVGIAHSGTLISAILFLFRTKWRTAVYRAAETMTIFAVATAGLFPLVHLGRVWFFYWLLPYPNERYLQPDFRSPLVWDAFAVSTYLTISALFWTMGLIPDIANAREAATGWRKKFYTVLAMGWQGTDRQWRHYSMAYLLMAGLATPLVISVHSVVSWDFAMAINPGWHSTIFAPYFVAGAIFSGVAMVITLLIPMRKLLGIEDLLTEWHFDNLAKVVLLTSLVVSYAYITEAFMTWYAGDPIEQMTFHMRYFGPWGWMYWVMVSCNCVIPLLLFSPRIRVNMRALWIITIFVNIGMWFERFVIIAGSLTANFDPSQWGSYRPSVTEIMITVGSFAWFLGLFSLFSRFLPIISMTELKEGIVWLRKALKMDRVKAA; encoded by the coding sequence GTGGCAGCGGCGCCGAAGATACCGTTCGAGCCGAGTTACCGCGACATCGATCGCAGCGTGCTGCGGGTGATGGAGCCGGCCGGCCCCGCGTACTGGGCGTGGATCGGACTGTGCTTCACGCTGGTGGCGATCGCCGCCGCATTGTGGGTTCGCCAGATCTACACAGGGCTGGGCGTGACCGGACTTCGCCAGCCCGTGATGTGGGCAATCTACATTACTAACTTCGTTTTCTGGGTCGGTATCGCGCACTCGGGGACGTTGATCTCCGCGATTCTGTTTTTGTTCCGCACCAAGTGGCGCACCGCGGTTTATCGCGCCGCGGAAACGATGACGATATTTGCAGTCGCGACGGCAGGGTTGTTCCCGCTGGTCCATCTCGGCCGCGTATGGTTTTTCTACTGGCTATTGCCATACCCTAATGAGCGATACCTACAGCCCGACTTCCGCTCGCCACTAGTGTGGGACGCTTTCGCAGTAAGTACCTATCTGACTATTAGCGCGCTGTTCTGGACGATGGGACTGATTCCCGACATCGCAAACGCGCGCGAGGCCGCGACTGGATGGCGCAAGAAGTTCTACACGGTGCTCGCCATGGGATGGCAGGGAACCGATCGCCAATGGCGGCATTACTCAATGGCGTACCTGCTGATGGCGGGGCTGGCGACTCCGCTGGTGATCTCGGTCCACTCGGTGGTGTCGTGGGACTTCGCGATGGCGATAAACCCGGGCTGGCACAGCACGATTTTCGCGCCATACTTCGTTGCCGGCGCGATTTTTTCCGGCGTCGCGATGGTCATCACGCTGCTAATCCCGATGCGCAAGCTGCTGGGTATCGAGGACCTGCTGACGGAGTGGCATTTTGACAATCTTGCCAAGGTCGTGCTGCTGACCTCGCTGGTAGTCTCGTACGCGTACATTACGGAAGCCTTTATGACCTGGTACGCGGGCGATCCGATCGAGCAAATGACTTTCCACATGCGCTACTTCGGGCCGTGGGGATGGATGTACTGGGTAATGGTCTCGTGCAACTGCGTAATACCATTGTTGCTATTTTCCCCGCGCATCCGGGTTAACATGAGGGCGCTCTGGATAATCACAATATTCGTGAACATCGGGATGTGGTTCGAGCGGTTTGTGATTATCGCGGGTTCGCTGACGGCGAACTTCGATCCTTCGCAATGGGGCAGTTACCGTCCGTCGGTCACTGAAATCATGATCACGGTCGGCAGCTTCGCGTGGTTCCTGGGGCTGTTCTCGTTGTTTTCCAGGTTCCTGCCGATCATATCGATGACGGAACTTAAAGAAGGAATCGTCTGGCTGCGCAAGGCGCTCAAGATGGATCGAGTCAAAGCCGCATGA